In Chloroflexota bacterium, the following proteins share a genomic window:
- a CDS encoding bifunctional 3,4-dihydroxy-2-butanone-4-phosphate synthase/GTP cyclohydrolase II, which yields MPLSSIQEAIQEFREGKFVIIVDDEDRENEGDLAIAADHVSPEAINFMARYGRGLICVPIVGSRLDELEIPMMVDTNTSSYGTAFTVAVDARRGVSTGISAADRAATVHALIDPKTKASDLSRPGHVFPLRYAEGGVLRRTGQTEASVDLAKLAGLYPAAVICEIMNEDGTMARLPELEQFSAQHGIKVISVASLIEYRRRTERLIRKIAQTTIPTEFGVWALHIYESLVDDKHHLALVQGDISGDPPPLVRAHSECLTGDVFGSQRCDCGVQLRQAMKMIQDEGRGIVLYMRQEGRGIGLVNKIRAYQLQDAGMDTVEANEHLGFPPDQRDYGIGAQILIDLGVSKMRIVTNNPAKRVGLEAFGLEAVERVPLVTEPTESNRQYLRVKQAKLGHLLGLD from the coding sequence GTGCCGCTGAGCAGTATCCAAGAAGCCATCCAAGAGTTCCGAGAAGGAAAGTTCGTCATCATCGTCGATGACGAGGACCGGGAAAATGAAGGGGACCTCGCCATTGCCGCGGACCACGTCTCTCCCGAGGCCATCAACTTCATGGCGCGCTACGGACGCGGCTTGATCTGCGTCCCGATCGTGGGAAGCCGGCTCGATGAGCTGGAGATCCCGATGATGGTCGACACCAACACATCGAGCTACGGCACTGCCTTCACCGTCGCCGTCGACGCCCGTCGAGGGGTGAGCACGGGCATCTCCGCGGCCGACCGGGCGGCAACCGTGCATGCGCTCATCGATCCGAAGACGAAGGCATCCGACCTTTCCCGACCCGGTCACGTGTTCCCGCTTCGCTACGCTGAGGGCGGCGTGCTGCGTCGGACCGGGCAGACCGAGGCGTCCGTCGACCTGGCGAAGCTCGCGGGGCTGTATCCCGCCGCCGTCATCTGCGAGATCATGAACGAAGACGGGACGATGGCGCGCCTCCCGGAGCTGGAGCAATTCTCCGCGCAGCACGGCATCAAGGTGATCTCCGTGGCCTCGCTCATCGAGTACCGGCGCCGAACGGAGCGCCTGATCCGGAAGATCGCGCAGACGACGATTCCGACCGAATTTGGTGTGTGGGCGCTCCACATCTACGAATCCCTCGTCGACGACAAGCACCACCTCGCCCTCGTGCAGGGAGACATTTCCGGAGACCCACCGCCCCTCGTTCGTGCGCACTCCGAGTGCCTGACTGGCGACGTGTTCGGCTCGCAGCGGTGCGATTGTGGCGTCCAGCTGCGACAAGCCATGAAGATGATCCAGGACGAGGGCCGCGGCATCGTCTTGTACATGCGCCAGGAGGGCCGCGGAATTGGGCTCGTCAACAAGATCCGTGCTTACCAGCTCCAGGACGCCGGCATGGACACGGTGGAGGCCAACGAGCACCTCGGCTTCCCACCTGACCAGCGCGACTACGGAATCGGCGCCCAGATCCTCATCGACCTAGGGGTCAGCAAGATGCGAATTGTGACGAACAATCCGGCCAAGCGGGTCGGTCTCGAGGCGTTCGGGTTGGAGGCTGTGGAGCGCGTGCCGCTCGTAACCGAGCCAACGGAGAGCAACCGACAGTACTTGCGCGTCAAACAGGCGAAGCTCGGGCACCTACTGGGGCTCGACTGA
- a CDS encoding cupin domain-containing protein — MAVEQATGTNPMQAFYQEIAGKGLDALWRRHQEERPPTISYPPRLWKWSTIEPLTRRAMDLVKPGPDAQRRVLTLNNPATRGGATHTLTAAVQVVLPGEIAPSHRHTAAAIRWIIQGTGTVTMVDGEPCAMEPGDLVLTPGWSWHGHINRSDGPMIWMDSLDVPIVSMLRAMRQEDYPDELNPATKSVGDSEARYGAGYLQPFWEHTSAPISPLLRFPWARTEHALHELAKYDASPFDDVAFRFTNPVTGGHVLPTIGCNIQMLRPGAHTKAHRHTTTAVYQGFRGSGSIIVNGTQIDWEQGDFVALPPWAWHEHVNRSTTEEAILFSTSDAPIFDALNLYTEEPYTERNGHQEVTGHYTDD; from the coding sequence ATGGCAGTCGAGCAGGCAACCGGAACCAACCCGATGCAGGCGTTCTACCAGGAGATCGCGGGGAAGGGATTGGATGCCCTCTGGCGACGGCATCAGGAGGAGCGGCCGCCCACCATCTCCTACCCACCTCGGCTCTGGAAATGGTCGACGATTGAGCCGCTGACCCGCCGCGCGATGGACCTCGTGAAGCCCGGGCCCGACGCCCAGCGGCGGGTGCTCACCCTGAACAATCCCGCCACCCGGGGCGGCGCAACCCACACCCTTACGGCCGCGGTCCAGGTCGTGCTCCCCGGTGAGATCGCGCCGTCGCATCGGCACACCGCGGCTGCGATTCGCTGGATCATTCAGGGAACCGGCACGGTGACCATGGTCGACGGGGAGCCGTGCGCGATGGAGCCGGGTGACCTGGTCCTCACGCCGGGATGGTCGTGGCACGGCCACATCAACCGGTCCGACGGGCCAATGATCTGGATGGACAGCCTCGACGTGCCGATCGTCAGCATGCTCCGAGCCATGCGTCAGGAGGACTATCCGGACGAGCTCAATCCCGCCACCAAGTCCGTCGGCGACTCAGAGGCCCGATATGGAGCGGGGTACCTCCAACCATTCTGGGAGCATACCTCCGCCCCGATCTCCCCGTTGCTCCGGTTCCCATGGGCACGGACGGAGCACGCGCTCCACGAGCTGGCGAAGTACGATGCCAGCCCCTTCGACGACGTCGCGTTCCGGTTCACGAATCCCGTCACCGGTGGGCACGTGCTTCCGACCATTGGCTGCAACATTCAAATGCTCCGACCGGGCGCGCACACCAAGGCTCACCGCCACACGACGACCGCCGTCTACCAGGGATTCCGCGGGAGCGGCTCCATTATCGTGAACGGTACGCAGATCGACTGGGAGCAAGGAGACTTCGTGGCGCTGCCGCCGTGGGCATGGCATGAGCACGTCAACCGATCCACCACGGAGGAGGCCATCCTCTTCTCGACGAGCGACGCGCCCATTTTCGATGCCCTCAACCTCTACACGGAGGAGCCATACACCGAGCGGAACGGTCATCAGGAAGTGACGGGGCACTACACCGACGACTAG
- a CDS encoding PaaX family transcriptional regulator C-terminal domain-containing protein, giving the protein MVLVRPQSMMFTLFGDYIMHRGGEIWVGSLIQIAAQFGLSQQAVRSALSRMGQHGWLKVRRVGNRSYYGATARTKRLLEEGERRIFVRRPEPWDHRWRILVYSIPERKREVRTELRKQLAWLGYGPLSSGSWICPHDVEAKVLDVVASLGIEHHIEMFTATHDGASSDSELAARCWDLAGLNRRYAAFLAKHQPLYQDLKERSDVPASECFVRRFLLIHEYRRFFFIDPDLPSELLPDLWHGGEARDLFYAFHSLLADRANAYFDSVFEGPPPRRKRPDGRQQSIA; this is encoded by the coding sequence ATGGTTCTGGTCCGTCCGCAGTCGATGATGTTTACGCTGTTCGGCGATTACATCATGCATCGTGGTGGAGAGATCTGGGTAGGCAGTCTGATTCAGATCGCCGCGCAGTTCGGCCTCTCGCAGCAGGCTGTGCGCTCCGCGCTCTCGCGCATGGGCCAACACGGTTGGCTGAAGGTGCGCCGCGTCGGCAACCGATCGTACTACGGCGCCACGGCGCGGACCAAGCGTCTCCTCGAGGAGGGGGAGCGGCGCATCTTCGTTCGGCGGCCGGAGCCGTGGGATCATCGCTGGCGCATCCTCGTCTACTCGATTCCGGAGCGCAAGCGCGAGGTCCGTACGGAGCTGCGCAAACAGCTCGCATGGCTGGGTTACGGGCCGCTGAGCAGCGGCTCGTGGATCTGCCCCCACGACGTGGAAGCCAAGGTCCTCGATGTCGTCGCCAGCCTGGGAATCGAACACCACATCGAGATGTTCACCGCGACCCACGATGGCGCGTCCAGCGATTCTGAGCTCGCCGCCCGTTGCTGGGATCTGGCGGGCCTCAATCGTCGGTACGCGGCATTCCTCGCGAAGCACCAACCGCTTTACCAGGACCTGAAGGAACGCTCTGACGTCCCGGCAAGCGAATGCTTCGTTCGGCGGTTCCTCTTGATCCACGAATACCGCAGGTTCTTCTTCATCGATCCCGACCTTCCGTCCGAGCTGCTGCCGGACCTTTGGCACGGGGGAGAAGCACGGGATCTGTTCTATGCCTTCCACAGCCTGCTAGCCGATCGGGCCAACGCCTATTTCGATTCTGTATTCGAGGGGCCCCCACCACGACGCAAGCGTCCGGATGGGCGCCAGCAATCTATCGCCTAG
- a CDS encoding aldehyde dehydrogenase family protein → MAKMLIGGEAVDAASADTYEIRNPATGEVVDRAPKGDERDVQAAIAAAEAAFPDWAATTPEDRGKALQSACELIQERRQEIAQLLTQEQGKTLFEANLEVHHLLHGLEFYAGLASKVRGSHVPLPQKDAYGLVLRQPIGVCGGIVPWNFPLTLMGTKLGPALAAGNTIIIKPASTTPLATLLCVEQIQKATYADGKKTLPKGVVNVVTGPGGTVGEEIIRNPRIRRIAFTGSTEVGRHVMEVAGREIKRVTLELGGSDPMIVMDDANVDVAIKMADVGRFFNCGQMCLGVKRLFLHDAIADTFIDGLADILRKKTVGNGMNRESRMGPLHLAYQREEVEGQVEEARSRGAKVVVGGARPSGDGLDNGFFYQPTLLTNVPDDARITREECFGPALPIFRFTDLDEAIERANASIYGLGASIWTRNLVHANKAIERLQAGNVWVNSLHYGYDELPFGGVKASGVGREHGPEALDYYLEPKGVVIVNV, encoded by the coding sequence ATGGCAAAGATGCTCATCGGCGGTGAGGCGGTAGACGCCGCCAGCGCCGATACATACGAGATTCGTAACCCGGCGACCGGCGAGGTGGTCGATCGCGCGCCCAAGGGCGATGAACGCGACGTCCAGGCGGCAATCGCGGCGGCAGAGGCCGCCTTTCCGGACTGGGCGGCGACCACGCCCGAAGATCGTGGGAAGGCGCTGCAGTCCGCGTGCGAGCTGATCCAAGAGCGGCGCCAGGAGATCGCGCAGCTCCTGACCCAGGAGCAGGGCAAGACGCTTTTCGAGGCGAACCTCGAAGTTCACCACCTGCTTCACGGACTCGAGTTCTATGCGGGGCTCGCGTCGAAGGTCCGCGGGTCCCACGTTCCGCTTCCGCAGAAAGACGCGTACGGCCTGGTCCTCCGCCAGCCGATCGGGGTGTGCGGCGGAATCGTCCCCTGGAACTTTCCCCTCACCCTCATGGGAACGAAGCTGGGCCCGGCGCTGGCAGCCGGCAACACCATCATCATCAAGCCCGCTTCGACGACGCCGCTGGCCACACTCCTGTGCGTGGAGCAGATCCAGAAGGCCACGTACGCCGACGGCAAGAAGACGCTTCCCAAGGGCGTCGTGAATGTCGTGACCGGACCGGGTGGCACAGTGGGCGAGGAGATCATCCGGAACCCGCGCATCCGACGGATCGCCTTCACGGGGTCCACCGAAGTTGGCCGCCACGTGATGGAGGTCGCGGGGCGCGAGATCAAACGCGTCACCCTCGAGCTGGGCGGCAGCGACCCCATGATCGTCATGGACGATGCCAACGTCGATGTCGCGATCAAGATGGCCGACGTGGGCCGCTTCTTCAATTGCGGACAGATGTGCCTCGGCGTCAAGCGGCTCTTCCTGCACGACGCCATCGCAGACACGTTCATCGACGGCCTCGCCGACATCCTCCGGAAGAAGACCGTTGGTAATGGAATGAACCGCGAGAGCCGCATGGGACCTCTGCACCTCGCATACCAGCGCGAGGAGGTCGAGGGACAGGTGGAGGAAGCCCGGAGCCGAGGCGCAAAGGTCGTCGTCGGCGGCGCGCGGCCATCAGGGGATGGACTGGATAACGGTTTCTTCTACCAGCCGACGCTTCTGACAAACGTGCCCGACGATGCGCGAATCACGCGCGAGGAATGCTTCGGCCCCGCCCTCCCCATCTTCCGATTCACCGACCTCGACGAGGCGATCGAACGGGCAAACGCCTCGATCTACGGGCTCGGAGCATCCATCTGGACGCGCAATCTGGTCCACGCCAACAAGGCGATTGAGCGGCTGCAGGCCGGCAATGTGTGGGTGAATTCGCTGCACTACGGCTACGACGAATTGCCGTTCGGCGGCGTAAAGGCGAGCGGCGTTGGCCGCGAGCACGGGCCCGAAGCGCTCGACTACTATTTGGAGCCCAAGGGGGTCGTGATCGTCAACGTGTGA
- the ribE gene encoding 6,7-dimethyl-8-ribityllumazine synthase: protein MPEFRGMLRAEDRQFAIVVSRFNEFITDRLLAGARDAFRSHGVSDDCIDVAHVPGALEIPLVAQTMAASGRYSAVVCLGAVIRGATPHFGYVSGETASGIASAARATGVPIIFGVLTTDTIEQAIERAGTKSGNKGYDAAVDAIEMASLMDQLRRKP, encoded by the coding sequence ATGCCGGAATTCCGCGGGATGCTTCGCGCTGAGGACAGGCAATTCGCCATCGTCGTTTCGCGCTTCAACGAGTTCATCACCGATCGGTTGCTGGCGGGAGCGAGGGACGCGTTTCGATCCCACGGCGTTTCCGACGACTGTATCGACGTCGCGCATGTGCCGGGCGCGCTCGAGATTCCGCTGGTCGCGCAAACGATGGCCGCGAGCGGGCGGTATTCGGCGGTGGTTTGCCTGGGAGCAGTGATTCGCGGCGCTACGCCGCACTTCGGCTACGTGTCGGGCGAGACGGCCTCCGGCATCGCGAGCGCCGCCCGGGCGACCGGCGTGCCCATCATCTTTGGCGTCCTCACGACCGACACCATCGAGCAGGCCATCGAGCGCGCGGGAACGAAATCGGGGAACAAAGGGTACGACGCGGCCGTCGACGCTATCGAGATGGCCAGCCTTATGGATCAGCTCCGCCGCAAGCCGTAG
- a CDS encoding serine hydrolase, with amino-acid sequence MATLVAGLLFGRIVFAGRGGSRTAPVSATSLAAESVDVKIRVDAPEEATTDVPATEPPLSSASATTPATPAPTKTPRPMPTPFSVPVSSPYSPRPLTPDHELAQQIAQTLAGHAGKYGIAIEDLSTGRSVLIDPDGEYQAASLFKLTVMYEVYKQRELGALSFGEELVLTERHVAYDLGTLDRPAGSTIELDEALERMITISDNSSAILLSDRVGATNINRDMQGIGLRHTRLILDDVTTSPGDMLTFMEMLARGQGIDREASAEMIQLLSRQRVNDRIPRLLPAGTTVAHKTGNLPGVVNDAGIIYGPDATVIVVVLANGTPEESTAAQLTANIAAAAYARYRSGGSSEVQYPTADATATAPPPANATASRTSASDSEAPVPTAEKSREAEAPTLTLAVETLAALASPTPSAAGAATLSPTATPQSATPAGERAVPSRSAAPVNTLAPILTPRTPTPGP; translated from the coding sequence GTGGCGACGCTCGTTGCCGGTCTGCTCTTCGGGCGCATCGTGTTCGCCGGACGCGGCGGGTCGCGGACTGCTCCCGTGTCAGCAACGAGTCTGGCGGCGGAATCGGTCGACGTGAAGATTCGCGTCGACGCGCCCGAGGAAGCGACGACCGACGTTCCGGCGACCGAGCCGCCGCTCAGCTCCGCCTCTGCAACGACTCCCGCGACGCCGGCTCCGACAAAAACCCCGCGCCCGATGCCCACGCCTTTCTCGGTACCCGTCTCCTCCCCATATAGTCCTCGGCCGCTAACGCCGGATCACGAGCTGGCGCAACAGATCGCGCAAACGTTGGCGGGGCACGCCGGGAAATACGGCATCGCGATTGAAGATCTATCGACAGGCCGAAGTGTCCTCATCGACCCAGACGGCGAATACCAGGCAGCGAGCTTGTTCAAGCTGACGGTGATGTATGAGGTGTACAAGCAACGGGAGCTGGGCGCCCTCTCCTTCGGCGAAGAGCTGGTCCTGACCGAGCGCCACGTCGCGTACGATCTCGGGACCCTCGACAGGCCGGCGGGCTCCACGATTGAGCTGGACGAAGCCCTCGAGCGCATGATCACGATCAGCGATAACAGCTCCGCCATCCTGCTGAGCGATCGCGTGGGCGCCACCAACATCAACCGCGACATGCAGGGAATCGGGCTTCGCCACACCCGACTGATTCTCGATGACGTGACGACGTCCCCGGGCGACATGCTGACCTTCATGGAGATGCTCGCCCGGGGACAGGGTATCGACCGAGAGGCGAGCGCTGAAATGATTCAGCTCCTGTCCCGGCAGCGAGTCAACGACCGGATTCCTCGCTTGCTGCCGGCGGGGACGACCGTCGCTCACAAGACGGGTAATCTCCCCGGGGTCGTCAACGACGCCGGGATCATTTATGGTCCCGACGCCACCGTGATCGTGGTCGTTCTCGCCAATGGGACTCCGGAGGAGAGTACGGCGGCACAGCTCACCGCGAACATCGCAGCCGCCGCGTACGCGCGCTACCGGTCGGGCGGATCATCTGAGGTCCAATATCCGACTGCGGATGCGACCGCCACGGCGCCTCCGCCCGCCAACGCCACAGCTTCCCGGACGTCCGCCTCGGACAGCGAAGCGCCCGTCCCTACCGCTGAGAAGTCGCGGGAGGCCGAAGCTCCGACATTGACCCTCGCTGTCGAGACTCTCGCGGCACTTGCCTCGCCCACGCCATCGGCGGCGGGCGCTGCGACGCTCTCGCCAACGGCGACGCCTCAATCCGCCACGCCCGCCGGTGAGCGCGCCGTGCCATCCCGTTCCGCCGCTCCCGTCAACACCCTGGCGCCGATTCTCACCCCTCGGACACCCACTCCCGGGCCATAA
- the plsY gene encoding glycerol-3-phosphate 1-O-acyltransferase PlsY: protein MELFASPPLAMSLPSAILVSALAYVLGSFPTGAIIARVYGKFDLTRVGSSRTGATNALRTMGIGAGVIVLVGDFAKGALAVLLAKGLVGDPLGVGLAAFFAVVGHNRSVFLGFRGGRGVVTGLGGLAVIAPWIFVVVAVAGSIVCGITRYVSLGSICGAVIAIPLALGATVAGTMPAVLTVYVVITASLIIAAHADNISRLLSGTERRLGESIDRRSAP, encoded by the coding sequence GTGGAACTGTTCGCTTCCCCTCCGCTCGCCATGAGCCTCCCGTCGGCAATCCTCGTGAGTGCGCTCGCGTACGTCCTCGGGAGCTTTCCGACCGGCGCAATTATCGCGCGGGTCTACGGGAAGTTCGACCTGACACGGGTGGGAAGCTCGCGGACCGGCGCCACGAACGCCCTGCGCACGATGGGAATCGGCGCAGGGGTTATCGTGCTCGTCGGTGATTTTGCGAAAGGCGCGCTGGCGGTGCTTCTGGCGAAGGGGCTGGTGGGCGATCCCCTTGGGGTCGGGCTCGCGGCGTTTTTCGCCGTCGTTGGGCACAACCGATCGGTGTTCCTGGGCTTTCGCGGAGGCCGAGGCGTCGTGACTGGACTTGGCGGCCTCGCGGTGATAGCCCCATGGATCTTCGTGGTCGTGGCCGTCGCCGGTTCGATCGTGTGCGGCATCACGCGCTACGTATCGCTGGGCTCGATCTGCGGCGCCGTGATCGCGATACCCCTCGCGTTAGGCGCGACAGTCGCTGGCACCATGCCGGCGGTCTTGACCGTCTATGTCGTGATAACGGCCAGCCTTATCATCGCAGCCCACGCCGACAACATCTCCCGCCTCCTGTCCGGAACCGAGCGGCGCCTCGGGGAATCGATTGATCGGCGGTCCGCTCCTTAG
- a CDS encoding enoyl-CoA hydratase/isomerase family protein yields MAVSVERDNGIGIIKLNNPPANAYDHQVMKELDDAIYQVRFDPTIKVVVVASDLPRFFSAGANVAALKSGTAYERAAFDLHAHEVLAKFERTPKLIIAAVSGHCLGGGLEIALACDIR; encoded by the coding sequence ATGGCAGTCAGCGTCGAGCGCGACAACGGAATCGGCATCATCAAGCTCAACAACCCGCCAGCGAACGCGTATGACCACCAGGTCATGAAGGAGCTGGACGATGCGATCTATCAGGTGCGCTTCGATCCGACGATCAAAGTTGTTGTCGTGGCGAGCGATCTTCCGCGATTCTTCTCCGCAGGCGCCAACGTCGCGGCGCTCAAGTCCGGCACTGCCTACGAGCGCGCAGCCTTTGACCTCCATGCGCACGAGGTTCTGGCCAAATTCGAGCGGACGCCGAAGCTAATCATCGCCGCGGTCTCGGGCCACTGCCTTGGCGGCGGACTGGAGATCGCGCTCGCCTGCGACATCCG
- the secG gene encoding preprotein translocase subunit SecG, translating into MQALVPYLNLAQILVSGLLIVLILLQTRGTGFAAGYSADTSIFRTRRGVERTLFQLTIAVGVAFLAVSILSVVVPRFQS; encoded by the coding sequence TTGCAGGCACTCGTCCCCTATCTGAACCTTGCCCAGATCCTCGTCTCCGGGCTGCTCATTGTGTTGATCCTGCTCCAGACAAGGGGGACGGGGTTCGCCGCCGGCTATAGCGCCGACACGTCCATCTTCCGAACCCGCCGAGGCGTGGAGCGAACGTTGTTTCAGCTCACCATTGCCGTGGGCGTCGCGTTTCTCGCTGTCTCGATTCTGAGCGTCGTCGTCCCGCGCTTCCAGTCCTGA
- a CDS encoding NAD(P)H-dependent glycerol-3-phosphate dehydrogenase, with product MGGARSPSDPHESHAIAVINAGGWGTALAVMLSNNGHDVRLWARRPELAARIAATRENGDYLPYVMVPPTVRVTSDLASAVEGADAVVVAVIASYMRELAGQLCGLIRPDTLLVHGTKGLEPGTWRRLSAVLGEALGAECASRVAVLAGPNHAEEVARGLPTAAVLACSDADVARRLQKLLGAPMFRVYTNSDVAGVELCSAAKNVIAIAAGIGDGLGYGDNSKAALITRALAEIWRLVATHGGSFATVAGLAGVGDVIATCTSRHSRNRWAGEQIGRGRTLDEVVQSTRMVIEGIPSAQGIRALARDAGVEMPICEGVHRVIFEGQRPDDALKELMAREWVSEG from the coding sequence ATCGGTGGAGCCAGGTCTCCCTCCGATCCTCACGAGTCTCACGCCATTGCCGTAATCAACGCGGGCGGATGGGGCACCGCCCTCGCGGTGATGCTGAGCAACAACGGCCACGACGTGCGCCTGTGGGCACGGCGTCCGGAGCTTGCCGCCCGGATCGCGGCCACGCGGGAGAATGGCGATTACCTCCCGTACGTCATGGTTCCACCGACGGTCCGCGTGACGAGCGATCTGGCGAGCGCCGTCGAGGGCGCGGATGCCGTCGTAGTCGCCGTCATCGCGAGCTACATGCGGGAGCTGGCGGGGCAGCTTTGCGGCCTCATTCGGCCCGACACCCTCCTCGTGCACGGCACGAAGGGGTTGGAGCCGGGCACGTGGAGGCGACTTTCGGCCGTGCTGGGAGAGGCGCTGGGCGCGGAGTGCGCATCGAGGGTTGCGGTCTTGGCAGGGCCAAATCACGCCGAGGAGGTGGCGCGGGGTCTGCCAACGGCGGCGGTGCTCGCGTGCTCAGACGCAGACGTGGCGCGGCGGCTCCAAAAACTCCTCGGAGCGCCGATGTTTCGGGTCTACACCAATAGCGATGTTGCCGGTGTGGAGCTGTGCAGCGCGGCCAAAAATGTCATTGCGATCGCGGCGGGGATCGGCGACGGCTTGGGCTACGGCGATAACAGCAAGGCTGCCCTCATCACCCGCGCCCTCGCAGAGATCTGGCGGCTCGTCGCAACGCACGGTGGCTCCTTCGCAACCGTGGCGGGACTGGCCGGCGTTGGCGACGTCATCGCGACGTGCACAAGCCGGCACAGCCGCAACCGATGGGCAGGCGAGCAGATCGGCCGCGGGCGCACGCTGGACGAGGTTGTCCAGAGCACGCGCATGGTGATCGAAGGAATACCGTCCGCCCAGGGGATTCGGGCGCTCGCGCGCGACGCGGGCGTGGAGATGCCGATCTGTGAAGGGGTCCACCGGGTAATCTTCGAGGGGCAGCGCCCAGACGACGCGCTGAAGGAGCTTATGGCCCGGGAGTGGGTGTCCGAGGGGTGA
- a CDS encoding gluconeogenesis factor YvcK family protein: MLNAAKLLQPGMHVKRWILLIVVGLVTTSLGFAYILTHIYRVQPLPEVASFVTLQFIDRLVRGLLFLLVGLPCFVFGLLKLNQSLLAAFVGTGNRSVVDAIYSYRFRQRGPKIVVIGGGTGLSVALRGLKAYTSNLTAIVTVADDGGSSGRLRRDMGVLPPGDFRNCMVALADVEPLMENLFQYRFNHGSELEGHSFGNLFIVAMSEVTGNFERALEESSRVLAVRGQVLPSTLADVTLCAEMDDALRVQGESSISACGQRIRRVYLEPGDALAYPASIKAIMEADLVVVGPGSLYTSVLPNLMVHGIGRALSETSATKIYVCNVATQPGETDGYGISDHIDALLRHLGNRRNPFDVVLANSRLGLPMPPSGKVLPVPPEEDRRGEGPGPRLVLAEVVDEHNAVRHDSTRLAQAIMKIYEESSERARSWAKIGQFV; the protein is encoded by the coding sequence GTGTTGAACGCTGCCAAGCTTCTCCAGCCGGGGATGCACGTCAAGCGCTGGATCCTTCTCATCGTCGTCGGGCTCGTCACGACGAGCCTGGGCTTCGCGTACATCCTCACGCACATCTATCGCGTCCAGCCGCTGCCCGAAGTCGCGAGCTTCGTCACGCTCCAGTTCATCGACCGGCTCGTGCGCGGGCTCCTGTTCTTGCTGGTCGGTTTGCCGTGCTTCGTCTTTGGGCTTCTGAAGCTGAATCAATCCCTCCTTGCCGCCTTCGTCGGAACTGGCAACCGCAGCGTCGTCGACGCGATCTACAGCTATCGCTTTCGACAGCGCGGGCCGAAGATTGTCGTCATCGGCGGGGGGACCGGCCTGTCCGTCGCGCTGCGCGGCCTCAAGGCGTACACCAGCAATCTGACAGCCATCGTAACGGTCGCGGACGACGGTGGCAGCTCAGGCCGCCTACGGCGCGATATGGGCGTGCTGCCTCCCGGGGACTTTCGGAACTGCATGGTGGCGCTCGCCGATGTCGAGCCGCTGATGGAGAACCTCTTCCAGTATCGGTTCAACCACGGCTCCGAGCTGGAGGGTCACAGCTTCGGAAACCTGTTCATCGTCGCCATGAGCGAGGTGACGGGCAATTTCGAGCGCGCGCTCGAAGAGTCGAGTCGAGTCCTGGCGGTGCGAGGCCAGGTCTTGCCGTCGACGCTCGCCGACGTCACGCTCTGCGCTGAAATGGACGACGCGCTCCGCGTGCAGGGTGAGTCGAGCATCTCCGCGTGCGGCCAGCGGATTCGCCGCGTCTACCTCGAGCCCGGCGATGCGCTGGCGTACCCGGCGTCCATCAAGGCGATCATGGAGGCAGACCTGGTGGTCGTGGGCCCCGGGAGCCTGTATACCAGCGTGCTTCCCAACTTGATGGTTCATGGGATTGGCCGGGCGCTGAGCGAGACTTCGGCGACGAAGATCTACGTCTGCAACGTCGCGACGCAGCCGGGCGAGACCGACGGCTACGGGATCAGCGACCATATCGACGCGCTGCTCCGGCATCTGGGCAACAGGCGAAACCCGTTTGACGTGGTGCTCGCGAATAGTCGTCTCGGGCTGCCCATGCCACCCAGTGGGAAGGTGCTCCCCGTCCCGCCTGAGGAGGACCGACGTGGCGAAGGCCCCGGTCCACGGCTCGTGCTCGCGGAAGTCGTGGACGAGCACAACGCAGTGCGGCACGACTCGACTCGCCTCGCGCAGGCGATTATGAAGATCTACGAGGAGTCGAGCGAGCGCGCCCGATCGTGGGCGAAGATCGGCCAATTCGTGTGA